From the Gouania willdenowi chromosome 19, fGouWil2.1, whole genome shotgun sequence genome, one window contains:
- the ppa1a gene encoding inorganic pyrophosphatase 2, mitochondrial, giving the protein MSVTVEERGKPNTQDYRVFFKNSEGKYISPFHDIPIYANEAQNIFHAVVEVPRWTNAKMEIATKDALNPLKQDVKKGNLRYVANVFPHRGYIWNYGAIPQTWEDPNHKDSDTGCCGDNDPIDICDIGNKVCSRGEVIKVKVLGTLALIDEGETDWKVIVINAEDPEAGDFNDIDDVRRIKPGYLEATVDWFKTYKVPDGKPENQFGFNGEFKDRDFAIKTVKSTHEFWKALVSKATSTGELNCMNTSVSNSPFFCSAADADAVVKSAPALGAEDPIPSSVNKWFYYEK; this is encoded by the exons ATGAGCGTTACCGTGGAGGAGCGTGGCAAGCCAAACACTCAGGACTACAGAGTGTTTTTCA AAAACTCTGAGGGCAAATACATATCTCCCTTTCATGATATTCCCATTTATGCAAATGAAGCACAG AACATATTTCATGCCGTTGTGGAAGTTCCAAGGTGGACGAATGCAAAGATGGAG ATTGCCACCAAAGATGCTCTTAATCCATTAAAACAAGACGTGAAGAAAGGGAATCTTCGTTATGTAGCGAACGTGTTTCCACACAGAGGATACATCTGGAATTATGGAGCTATTCCTCAG ACATGGGAAGACCCCAACCATAAGGACAGTGACACGGGATGCTGCGGTGATAACGACCCCATCGATATATGTGACATTGGAAACAAG GTGTGTTCCCGTGGAGAAGTGATCAAAGTCAAAGTGTTGGGAACGCTGGCTTTGATCGACGAGGGCGAAACCGACTGGAAAGTTATTGTGATCAACGCTGAAGATCCAGAAGCTGGAGACTTTAACG ATATTGACGACGTGAGGAGAATAAAACCTGGTTATTTGGAGGCAACGGTGGATTGGTTCAAAACATACAAAGTCCCAGATGGAAAACCTGAAAACCAGTTTGGCTTCAATGGAGAGTTCAAGGACAGG gaCTTTGCCATCAAGACTGTGAAGAGCACTCATGAATTTTGGAAAGCACTCGTATCCAAGGCAACCAGTACAGGAGAGTTAAACTG CATGAACACCAGTGTTTCCAACAGTCCTTTCTTCTGCTCCGCTGCAGATGCTGACGCTGTGGTTAAGTCT gCACCAGCTTTGGGAGCTGAGGATCCTATTCCGAGCtcag TGAACAAATGGTTCTACTACGAGAAGTAA
- the lrrc20 gene encoding leucine-rich repeat-containing protein 20: MAEAIANVARRINATVEEGKDTLDLSNCKLISFPDGVFKVLRSVSENIYVITLADNEMKAITSKFFSTFTNMKELDLQGNVLTKLPDSVGELEHLTSINLSHNSFSVFPDKLCEIATLERINLEGNSITEIPVGRLSTMPALKWINVRSNPLDSNTLAALKSPHTFDILSTTES; the protein is encoded by the exons ATGGCTGAGGCAATCGCTAATGTGGCCCGAAGGATAAATGCAACTGTGGAGGAGGGCAAAGACACCTTGG aTTTGTCAAACTGTAAGCTGATCTCCTTCCCAGACGGCGTGTTTAAGGTTTTGAGAAGTGTTTCAGAGAACATCTATGTGATCACTTTGGCTGACAATGAAATGAAGGCGATTACAAGCAAGTTTTTCTCTACGTTCACTAATATGAAAG AACTGGACCTTCAGGGTAACGTTCTCACCAAACTGCCGGATTCTGTGGGAGAACTGGAACATTTAACCAGCATCAACCTGTCCCACAATAGCTTCTCTGTGTTTCCTGATAAACTCTGTGAAATAGCCACGCTGGAGAGGATCAACCTGGAAGGAAACAGCATCacag AAATACCTGTGGGGAGGTTGTCTACCATGCCTGCACTGAAGTGGATCAACGTCAGATCAAACCCGCTGGATTCCAACACACTGGCTGCTCTAAAATCTCCCCACACGTTTGACATTTTGTCAACCACAGAATCctaa
- the ndr2 gene encoding nodal-related 2 — MRPLGALHASLLVLLAQGLINQHHNHNQAMDGASITALQGFTLTTLSTGHHLPTYMMHLYRNFQANFSTSGDAMETVTVRHADTVKSMMAKSLTYRNTRWVVTFDLHTLLTDERIQAAELRVKFPPITSASNIVVEVHHQHGREQELVKQLIESPLVNSSQSWRVFNMTTPLLNWLHKKLNKRNQRKRGPRRRRKGLKKERGSQCPQGPVFADGSGLEQHVNDRALLVVFSHTGSDQNSRAKASLLHTAEQSKFLTPAELKKAPKRRRSKRGQREHSARGLQVAKRGPEKAFCRRVDLHVDFNQIGWGSWIVFPKKYNAYRCEGSCPGPLGEAVNPTNHAYMQSLLKQFHPDRVTSPCCAPTKMSPLSMLYYESKEMLLRHHENMIVDECGCQ, encoded by the exons ATGCGTCCCCTGGGAGCTCTGCATGCGTCCCTACTGGTGCTGCTGGCCCAGGGGTTGATTAACCAgcaccataaccataaccaggCCATGGATGGAGCATCGATCACAGCTCTGCAGGGCTTCACTCTAACTACTCTATCTACTGGACACCACCTGCCCACCTACATGATGCACCTGTACAGGAACTTCCAGGCCAACTTTTCCACGTCTGGAGACGCGATGGAGACGGTGACGGTGAGGCACGCGGACACCGTGAAGAGCATGATGGCAAAAA GTCTGACTTACAGAAACACACGCTGGgtggtgacctttgacctccacACTCTGCTGACTGATGAGCGGATCCAAGCGGCCGAGCTGAGAGTCAAGTTTCCTCCCATAACGAGCGCCTCCAACATCGTTGTCGAGGTCCATCACCAACATGGCCGTGAACAGGAGCTGGTGAAGCAGCTCATCGAGTCGCCATTGGTCAACTCATCACAGAGCTGGAGAGTTTTCAACATGACGACGCCTCTCCTGAACTGGCTTCacaaaaaactcaacaaaagaAATCAACGCAAACGGGGGCCGAGAAGAAGGAGGAAAGGGTTAAAGAAGGAGAGAGGTTCACAATGTCCCCAGGGGCCCGTGTTTGCAGACGGCTCCGGGTTAGAACAACATGTGAACGATCGGGCCTTGCTGGTGGTGTTCTCTCACACAGGTTCAGATCAAAACTCTAGAGCTAAAGCCAGTTTGCTGCACACAGCGGAACAATCCAAGTTCTTGACCCCTGCAGAACTCAAAAAGGCCCCAAAGAGACGCAGGAGCAAACGGGGTCAGAGAGAACACAGCGCCAGGGGCCTACAGGTGGCCAAAAGAGGGCCCGAAAAAGCCTTTTGTCGGAGAGTCGACCTCCATGTGGACTTCAATCAGATCGGGTGGGGGTCCTGGATTGTATTTCCTAAAAAATATAACGCATACCGATGTGAAGGATCCTGCCCTGGTCCTCTGGGAGAGGCTGTGAATCCAACCAATCACGCTTACATGCAG aGTCTGTTGAAACAATTCCACCCCGACAGAGTGACGTCACCCTGCTGCGCGCCCACCAAGATGAGTCCGTTAAGCATGCTGTACTACGAGAGCAAAGAAATGCTCCTCCGACACCATGAAAACATGATCGTAGACGAGTGCGGCTGTCAGTGA